The Desulfuromonas versatilis genome has a segment encoding these proteins:
- a CDS encoding molybdopterin-containing oxidoreductase family protein yields MSSLIDKKVSRRRFLGISSCALATAAVGSQVTVLRALAKDGKVGEPATLPTRDVFTSCEMCVNKCGVIARVRDGVIQKLDPNPHYIKSRDMLCARGNAGHQSVYDPDRLKYPLIRTGERGEGKWRRASWDEALDLVVKNMNRIAEQHTRAGMMFVSTEGFQEHFFLMLAECFGSPNTLRHPSLCLASNIQGFGATFGTNPTPDVLNADYIIMSGANRSEAFITPDTIDLIKGAGGNRKVVYLDPRFTKTSAKADEWFPVKPGTDMAFMLAMIHVIVKEELYDKQFVADECVGFEQLVPHIEPYTPEWAAAECEIPAADIARIAREFAAAAPKAVYYQGRRSSFFDNDTQMRRAMAILNAIVGNWDVPGGMVPNGKIKLAEHVYVAPWYDDVPPRLDKDCVTYLSEKDGSWKHFRDRVLEGQPYPVKGMMVYKQNPLQSVPNRAKTLKMLEQMDFICTIDIAMSDTAWYSDVVLPEATYLERMDPVESLSGILPVLSLRHQVVEPLFEARPNLWIMQQIAKRLGEEVYESFDYTIEEYVEHQLQHLPEAQTMLETRGVYFESERPTYGSSRGKRLKTKSGKIEIYSEKYAENGHDPLPVYASPAAVPAGKYRLIVGRHAYFTHGTTQNNPFLHDLMPENTLWLNAGEAARLGLRDGRMVRVKSAVGEQTLRLEATEKIRPDCVYMAHGFGVLSKGLSRIHGKGGCDAELLEDNACPISGNVAMHQTFVEISPA; encoded by the coding sequence GTGTCCAGCCTGATCGATAAAAAAGTAAGCCGCCGCCGGTTTCTGGGCATCTCGTCCTGCGCCCTGGCGACGGCGGCCGTCGGCTCGCAGGTCACCGTACTGAGGGCCCTGGCTAAGGACGGCAAGGTCGGCGAGCCGGCGACCCTGCCCACCAGGGACGTCTTCACCAGCTGCGAGATGTGCGTCAACAAGTGCGGGGTCATCGCCCGGGTGCGCGACGGGGTGATCCAGAAGCTCGATCCCAACCCCCATTACATCAAGAGCCGCGACATGCTCTGCGCCCGCGGCAACGCCGGCCACCAGAGCGTCTACGACCCCGACCGCCTCAAGTACCCGCTGATCCGCACCGGCGAGCGCGGCGAGGGCAAATGGCGGCGGGCCAGCTGGGACGAGGCTCTCGACCTGGTGGTGAAGAACATGAACCGGATCGCCGAGCAGCACACCCGGGCCGGCATGATGTTCGTCTCCACCGAAGGGTTCCAGGAGCATTTCTTCCTGATGCTCGCCGAGTGTTTCGGCTCGCCCAACACCCTGCGCCACCCCTCGCTCTGCCTGGCTTCCAACATCCAGGGTTTCGGCGCCACCTTCGGCACCAACCCCACCCCCGACGTACTCAACGCCGACTACATCATCATGAGCGGCGCCAACCGCTCCGAGGCCTTCATCACCCCTGACACCATCGACCTGATCAAGGGGGCCGGCGGCAACCGCAAGGTCGTCTACCTCGACCCGCGCTTCACCAAGACCTCCGCCAAGGCCGACGAGTGGTTCCCGGTCAAGCCAGGCACCGACATGGCCTTCATGCTGGCGATGATCCACGTCATCGTCAAGGAAGAGCTCTACGACAAGCAGTTTGTCGCCGACGAATGCGTCGGGTTCGAGCAGCTGGTGCCGCACATCGAGCCCTACACCCCCGAATGGGCAGCCGCGGAGTGCGAGATCCCGGCAGCGGACATCGCCCGCATCGCCCGCGAGTTCGCCGCCGCCGCGCCGAAAGCGGTCTACTACCAGGGGCGCCGCTCCTCCTTCTTCGACAACGACACCCAGATGCGCCGGGCCATGGCGATCCTCAACGCCATCGTCGGCAACTGGGACGTACCCGGCGGGATGGTCCCCAACGGCAAGATCAAGCTGGCCGAGCACGTCTACGTCGCCCCCTGGTACGACGACGTCCCGCCGCGCCTCGACAAGGACTGCGTCACCTACCTTTCGGAGAAGGACGGCTCGTGGAAGCATTTCCGCGACCGGGTGCTCGAGGGCCAACCCTACCCGGTCAAGGGGATGATGGTCTACAAGCAGAACCCCCTGCAGTCGGTCCCCAACCGGGCCAAGACCCTGAAGATGCTGGAACAGATGGATTTCATCTGCACCATCGACATCGCCATGAGCGACACCGCCTGGTACTCGGACGTGGTGCTCCCCGAGGCCACCTACCTGGAGCGCATGGACCCGGTCGAATCGCTCTCGGGGATTCTGCCGGTGCTCTCGCTGCGCCACCAGGTGGTCGAGCCCCTGTTCGAGGCCAGGCCCAATCTCTGGATCATGCAGCAGATCGCCAAGCGGCTGGGCGAGGAGGTCTACGAATCCTTCGATTACACCATCGAGGAGTACGTCGAACATCAGCTCCAGCATCTGCCCGAAGCCCAGACGATGCTCGAAACCAGGGGGGTCTACTTCGAGTCGGAGCGCCCCACCTACGGCTCCAGCCGCGGCAAGCGCCTCAAGACCAAGAGCGGCAAGATCGAGATCTACTCGGAAAAATACGCCGAAAACGGCCACGATCCGCTGCCGGTCTATGCATCGCCGGCCGCCGTGCCTGCAGGCAAATACCGGCTGATCGTCGGGCGCCACGCCTACTTCACCCACGGCACCACGCAGAACAACCCTTTCCTGCACGACCTGATGCCCGAAAACACCCTCTGGCTCAATGCCGGCGAAGCCGCCCGCCTGGGCCTGAGGGACGGGCGCATGGTCCGGGTCAAGAGCGCGGTCGGCGAACAGACCCTGCGCCTGGAGGCCACCGAAAAAATCCGTCCGGACTGCGTCTACATGGCCCACGGCTTCGGCGTGCTCTCCAAGGGGCTGTCGCGGATCCACGGCAAAGGCGGCTGCGACGCCGAACTGCTCGAAGACAACGCCTGCCCGATTTCGGGCAACGTGGCCATGCACCAGACCTTTGTGGAAATCTCCCCGGCCTGA
- a CDS encoding c-type cytochrome, whose protein sequence is MKQIAKAVAILAIAALCASAAWAAEGGNPKKGKYLYKKTCKSCHVEGAEGGNLTPMTKTMSQWDRFFEKAQHPKAEAWKDLKEQDIKDINQFLYDHALDSSQPETCG, encoded by the coding sequence ATGAAACAGATCGCCAAAGCCGTAGCCATTCTCGCCATCGCAGCTCTTTGCGCCAGCGCGGCCTGGGCCGCCGAAGGGGGCAACCCGAAAAAAGGGAAATACCTCTACAAAAAGACCTGCAAATCCTGCCACGTGGAAGGCGCCGAGGGGGGCAACCTGACCCCGATGACCAAGACCATGTCCCAGTGGGACCGTTTCTTCGAAAAGGCCCAGCACCCCAAGGCAGAGGCCTGGAAGGACCTGAAGGAGCAGGACATCAAGGACATCAACCAGTTCCTGTATGACCACGCGCTCGACTCCAGCCAGCCCGAAACCTGCGGTTAA
- a CDS encoding transglycosylase domain-containing protein, which translates to MNWRDFHKGLLRFKLRALALLIMLGTAAAAWIGWDLPETGHLADRKTNLVIQIRDWQGQEHPFTLGPKNHRWTPLKAVPEALKWSVIAAEDANFYSHQGIDVQALKEALKYDLEQKRLARGASTITQQLAKNLFLSREKTLLRKMKEFLIARRMEQELSKGRILELYLNVVELGPMVFGVGHGASYYFGKQVSQLTPGECAFLVAMLPGPRVAYNPYRNLGRVEKRAEHILKLLKIRGVLSEAEYRLALADKPDIPGLQRRPRQAPAAPPAEEPQADAEETVEELQAPAEAPVPMVPPDEPEAEEESQALPPQS; encoded by the coding sequence ATGAACTGGCGTGATTTTCACAAGGGACTGCTGCGCTTCAAACTGCGGGCGCTGGCGCTGCTGATAATGCTGGGGACGGCAGCCGCCGCCTGGATAGGGTGGGACCTGCCTGAGACCGGACATCTGGCCGACCGCAAGACCAACCTGGTCATCCAGATTCGCGACTGGCAGGGGCAGGAACATCCTTTCACCCTGGGCCCGAAAAACCACCGCTGGACGCCGCTCAAGGCGGTACCTGAGGCGCTGAAATGGTCGGTGATCGCCGCCGAGGACGCCAACTTTTACAGTCACCAGGGGATCGACGTCCAGGCGCTCAAGGAGGCCCTGAAGTACGACCTGGAGCAAAAACGGCTGGCCCGGGGGGCCTCGACCATCACTCAGCAACTGGCCAAGAACCTGTTCCTCTCCCGGGAAAAGACCCTGCTCCGCAAAATGAAGGAATTCCTTATCGCCCGGCGCATGGAGCAGGAGCTGAGCAAAGGGCGCATCCTCGAACTCTACCTCAACGTAGTCGAGTTGGGACCGATGGTCTTCGGCGTGGGCCATGGGGCCAGCTACTATTTCGGCAAACAGGTTTCCCAGCTGACTCCCGGCGAGTGCGCCTTTCTGGTTGCCATGCTCCCGGGTCCGCGGGTCGCCTACAATCCTTACCGCAATCTGGGCCGGGTGGAAAAACGCGCCGAACACATCCTGAAGCTGCTGAAAATCCGTGGGGTGCTCAGCGAAGCGGAATACCGGCTGGCCCTGGCCGACAAACCGGACATCCCGGGGCTGCAGCGCCGGCCGAGACAGGCGCCCGCAGCGCCGCCGGCAGAAGAGCCGCAGGCGGATGCGGAAGAGACAGTGGAAGAGCTGCAGGCACCTGCAGAAGCACCGGTGCCAATGGTGCCGCCCGACGAGCCTGAGGCGGAAGAAGAATCCCAAGCGCTCCCACCGCAGTCCTGA
- a CDS encoding c-type cytochrome — translation MRVMCLILLVLLPVSAVGLVSEGRPGVPYFNHVLFLDTKVVENGEVSWISLGYGDPAGDALVCNNTIDVFRGRELFSEIPEKSWVLVDYELQSILVQEGFFGDADVVRVVACGDVEACCDLRDRLNADDRERARRARAPRPGETRPAGLGDIAERLEVGRNLVRVARCRGCHSIEGFGAGHAPSLSWKRFKYEQGWLERFLKQPYRMRPAMTELMMLDYTSANAQPALTEPEVEAVAEFLNRVAWTKSPADRFRNEPFASYDCYDCHTRLYREEPLEFVPTPVPQPIRERLDASGAWQLCFACHSFGDHRQLSAAPGGSPNALAIDLLLAIEKLEANYFVNFVRDPGYLQPGAKMPRLGFSDSQLEEIRALVLEVKQAIAKGGLRPVHNHYRMEKRSGPGGPGLNFPSPAAPPP, via the coding sequence ATGAGGGTGATGTGCTTGATCCTGCTGGTGTTGTTGCCTGTTTCCGCCGTCGGCCTGGTTTCCGAGGGCCGGCCCGGCGTGCCGTATTTCAATCACGTGCTTTTCCTGGATACCAAGGTCGTGGAGAACGGGGAAGTGAGCTGGATCAGCCTGGGCTATGGGGATCCGGCCGGCGACGCGCTGGTGTGCAATAACACCATCGACGTTTTCCGGGGGCGGGAGCTGTTCAGCGAAATCCCGGAAAAGAGCTGGGTGCTGGTCGACTACGAACTGCAGAGCATCCTGGTCCAGGAAGGGTTTTTCGGCGATGCGGACGTGGTGCGGGTGGTGGCCTGCGGCGATGTGGAGGCCTGCTGCGACCTGCGCGACCGGCTCAATGCCGACGACCGGGAGCGGGCACGCCGGGCCCGGGCCCCGCGCCCCGGCGAAACCCGGCCCGCTGGCCTCGGTGACATCGCCGAACGCCTCGAGGTGGGGCGCAACCTGGTGCGCGTGGCCCGCTGCCGCGGTTGTCACAGTATCGAGGGGTTTGGCGCCGGCCATGCGCCGAGCCTGAGTTGGAAACGCTTCAAGTATGAACAGGGGTGGCTGGAGCGGTTTCTGAAACAGCCCTACCGGATGCGCCCGGCGATGACCGAGCTGATGATGCTCGACTACACCTCCGCCAATGCCCAGCCGGCCTTGACCGAGCCCGAGGTCGAGGCGGTGGCCGAATTTCTGAACCGGGTCGCCTGGACCAAGTCCCCGGCCGACCGCTTCCGCAACGAGCCCTTTGCCAGCTACGACTGTTACGACTGCCATACCCGCCTGTACCGCGAGGAGCCGCTGGAATTCGTACCGACCCCCGTGCCCCAGCCGATCCGCGAGCGGCTCGATGCCAGCGGCGCCTGGCAGCTGTGCTTTGCCTGCCACTCCTTTGGCGATCACCGACAGCTCTCGGCAGCGCCCGGCGGCAGCCCCAACGCCCTGGCCATCGACCTGCTGCTGGCCATCGAGAAGCTGGAAGCCAACTATTTCGTCAATTTCGTTCGCGACCCCGGGTACCTGCAGCCCGGCGCCAAGATGCCCAGGCTCGGCTTCAGCGACAGTCAGCTTGAGGAGATCCGCGCCCTGGTGCTGGAGGTCAAGCAGGCCATCGCCAAGGGCGGCCTGCGGCCCGTGCACAACCACTACCGGATGGAGAAGCGCAGCGGCCCCGGCGGGCCGGGTCTCAACTTTCCGTCCCCAGCCGCCCCCCCGCCGTAG
- a CDS encoding DUF3373 family protein, translating to MRRLFALLLAALLAVPAVALAAPTVEEMQKKIDELNEELAELSDRVDKTERHTATDRISWYGDLRVKADTLHYKDVTASQGVYFDFADFGQRAMAGEFSVPAATDPGDGSTTPLSKFMAAFPEQAAAFMAGALPPQGYFVVAPAEKSTINNDVLYTTRLRLGMKAKVSDNVNFSGRLSMYKNWGDSTGVKVFDSWNSFTMDGTNGGNTSGDWLRVERAYFDWKDIGGSDFYLSIGRRPSTYGPPSQYRENELRGGTPSGHLVHFNFDGITVGYHLSKLTGIEGQTVRFCYGQGFESEWGNGELFNEINTEDVHLGGFNIDALNDGTNFLQFTLFRAENVTDGFKGLIAFPSQFAQQMAPTMWNDLQNFPNFNFVTRVQPSTNIGDIMLGGIGFTREEMNGVNWFTSLAWTQTDPNGKAGLFGGLLSDPTYRAALVDDPSNPGEQMIVPAFTTTPSSDKKRDGYSVYAGIQIPAPLGKLGLEYNYGSKYWIPFTQAQDDLIGSKLATRGHVGEAYYIFDVNPNMFIKLGGIYYDYEYTGSGSPVGAPVKIADVQDGKASSMLPAVDTAWDGYASLTVKF from the coding sequence ATGCGTAGACTTTTCGCCCTGCTGCTCGCCGCCCTGCTCGCCGTGCCCGCCGTGGCCCTGGCTGCACCGACCGTCGAGGAAATGCAGAAAAAGATCGACGAACTCAATGAGGAGCTCGCCGAGCTTTCGGACCGCGTCGACAAGACCGAACGCCACACCGCCACCGACCGCATCAGCTGGTACGGCGACCTGCGCGTCAAGGCCGACACCCTGCATTACAAGGATGTGACCGCCAGCCAGGGGGTGTACTTCGACTTCGCCGATTTCGGCCAGCGGGCCATGGCCGGGGAATTCAGCGTCCCGGCCGCCACCGATCCGGGTGATGGCTCCACCACCCCCTTGAGCAAATTCATGGCCGCCTTCCCCGAGCAGGCCGCGGCCTTCATGGCCGGCGCTCTCCCGCCCCAGGGGTATTTCGTCGTCGCGCCGGCGGAAAAATCGACCATCAACAACGACGTCCTGTACACCACCCGCCTGCGCCTGGGGATGAAGGCCAAGGTTTCGGACAACGTCAACTTCTCCGGCCGGCTCTCCATGTACAAGAACTGGGGCGATTCCACCGGCGTGAAGGTCTTCGACTCCTGGAACTCCTTCACCATGGATGGCACCAATGGCGGCAACACCAGCGGCGATTGGCTGCGGGTCGAGCGCGCCTACTTCGACTGGAAGGACATCGGCGGCAGCGACTTCTACCTCTCCATCGGCCGGCGCCCCTCCACTTACGGTCCGCCCAGCCAGTACCGCGAGAACGAGCTGCGCGGCGGCACCCCCTCGGGGCACCTGGTGCACTTCAACTTTGACGGCATCACCGTCGGCTACCACCTGAGCAAGCTCACCGGCATCGAGGGACAGACCGTGCGCTTCTGCTACGGCCAGGGCTTCGAGTCCGAGTGGGGCAACGGCGAACTGTTCAACGAGATCAACACCGAAGACGTGCATCTGGGCGGCTTCAACATCGACGCCCTTAACGACGGCACCAACTTCCTGCAGTTCACCCTGTTCCGGGCCGAGAACGTGACCGACGGCTTCAAGGGCCTGATCGCTTTCCCCAGCCAGTTCGCCCAGCAGATGGCCCCGACCATGTGGAACGATCTGCAGAATTTCCCCAACTTCAACTTCGTGACCCGCGTACAGCCCTCCACCAACATTGGTGACATCATGCTGGGCGGCATCGGCTTCACCCGCGAGGAGATGAACGGCGTCAACTGGTTCACCTCGCTGGCCTGGACCCAGACCGACCCCAACGGCAAGGCTGGCCTGTTCGGCGGCCTGCTGTCCGACCCGACCTACAGGGCGGCACTGGTGGATGATCCGTCCAACCCCGGCGAGCAGATGATCGTCCCCGCATTCACCACCACCCCCTCCAGCGACAAGAAACGCGACGGCTACTCGGTCTACGCCGGCATCCAGATCCCCGCTCCCCTGGGCAAGCTGGGCCTCGAGTACAACTACGGCTCCAAGTACTGGATCCCCTTCACCCAGGCCCAGGATGACCTGATCGGCAGCAAGCTCGCCACCCGCGGCCATGTCGGCGAGGCGTACTACATCTTCGATGTCAACCCCAACATGTTCATCAAGCTCGGCGGCATCTACTACGACTACGAGTACACCGGAAGCGGTTCTCCGGTCGGCGCCCCGGTGAAAATCGCCGACGTTCAGGACGGCAAGGCTTCTTCCATGCTCCCCGCGGTAGATACCGCATGGGACGGCTATGCCTCGCTGACCGTCAAGTTCTAG
- the ettA gene encoding energy-dependent translational throttle protein EttA, whose amino-acid sequence MSTDTKKVIYSMMRVSKHYDKKPIIKDISLSYFYGAKIGVLGLNGSGKSSLLRIMAGVDKEFQGEAVLSPGYSVGYLEQEPLVNVDKTVREVVEEGVQETVDLLKEFEEINMKFAEPMSDDEMAKLCDRQAEVQEKLDALDAWDLDSRLEMAMDALRCPPGDTPVKVLSGGERRRVALCRLLLKKPDILLLDEPTNHLDAESVAWLEHHLQQYPGTIIAVTHDRYFLDNVAGWILELDRGHGIPWKGNYSSWLEQKQERLRQEEKSESARQKTLERELEWIRMSPKGRHAKSQARISAYEKLLGQEAEKQARDLELFIPPGPRLGNVVIEADGVRKAYGDRLLVEEMSFRLPPGGIVGIIGPNGAGKTTLFRMVAGQEQPDGGSIRVGETVKLAYVDQSRELDPNKSIFEEITGGQEQIELGKQVVNARGYVSRFNFSGSDQQKKVGVLSGGERNRVHLAKMLKEGANVILLDEPTNDLDVNTMRALEEGLENFAGCAVVISHDRWFLDRIATHILAFEGDSKVVWFEGNYSEYEADRKKRLGAAADQPHRIKYRQLTR is encoded by the coding sequence ATGAGCACCGATACCAAAAAAGTCATCTACTCGATGATGCGGGTCAGCAAGCATTACGACAAGAAACCGATCATCAAGGACATCTCCCTTTCCTACTTCTACGGCGCCAAGATCGGCGTACTCGGTCTCAACGGCTCGGGCAAGAGCTCGCTGCTGCGCATCATGGCCGGCGTCGACAAGGAGTTCCAGGGCGAGGCCGTTCTCTCGCCCGGCTACAGCGTCGGCTACCTGGAGCAGGAGCCGCTGGTCAACGTCGACAAGACCGTGCGCGAGGTGGTCGAGGAAGGGGTGCAGGAGACCGTCGACCTGCTCAAGGAATTCGAAGAGATCAACATGAAGTTCGCCGAGCCCATGTCCGACGACGAGATGGCCAAGCTCTGCGACCGCCAGGCCGAGGTGCAGGAGAAGCTCGACGCCCTGGACGCCTGGGATCTCGATTCGCGCCTGGAGATGGCCATGGACGCGCTGCGCTGTCCGCCCGGCGACACCCCGGTCAAGGTTCTCTCCGGCGGCGAGCGGCGCCGCGTGGCCCTGTGTCGGCTGCTGCTGAAAAAGCCCGACATCCTGCTGCTCGACGAGCCGACCAACCACCTCGACGCCGAATCCGTCGCCTGGCTCGAGCATCACCTGCAGCAGTACCCCGGCACCATCATCGCCGTCACCCACGACCGCTATTTCCTCGACAACGTCGCCGGCTGGATCCTCGAACTCGACCGCGGCCACGGCATCCCCTGGAAGGGGAACTACTCGAGCTGGCTGGAGCAGAAGCAGGAGCGCCTGCGCCAGGAGGAGAAGTCCGAGAGCGCCCGGCAGAAGACCCTCGAGCGCGAGCTCGAGTGGATCCGCATGTCCCCCAAAGGGCGCCACGCCAAGAGCCAGGCCCGCATCAGCGCTTACGAGAAGCTGCTCGGCCAGGAGGCCGAAAAGCAGGCCCGCGACCTCGAACTCTTCATCCCGCCCGGGCCGCGCCTGGGCAACGTGGTCATCGAGGCCGATGGGGTGCGCAAGGCCTACGGCGACCGGCTGCTGGTCGAGGAGATGAGCTTCCGCCTGCCCCCCGGGGGGATCGTCGGCATCATCGGCCCCAACGGCGCCGGCAAGACCACCCTGTTCCGCATGGTCGCCGGTCAGGAACAGCCTGACGGCGGCAGCATCCGTGTCGGCGAGACGGTCAAGCTCGCCTACGTCGACCAGAGCCGTGAGCTCGATCCGAACAAGAGCATTTTCGAGGAGATCACCGGCGGCCAGGAGCAGATCGAGCTCGGCAAGCAGGTGGTCAACGCCCGCGGCTACGTGTCGCGCTTCAACTTCTCGGGCTCGGATCAGCAGAAGAAGGTCGGCGTACTCTCCGGCGGCGAGCGCAACCGCGTGCACCTGGCCAAGATGCTCAAGGAAGGCGCCAACGTCATTCTGCTCGACGAACCGACCAACGACCTGGACGTCAACACCATGCGCGCCCTCGAGGAGGGCCTGGAAAACTTCGCCGGCTGCGCCGTGGTCATCAGCCACGACCGCTGGTTCCTCGACCGCATCGCCACCCACATCCTCGCCTTCGAAGGGGACAGCAAGGTGGTCTGGTTCGAGGGGAACTACTCGGAATACGAAGCCGACCGCAAGAAGCGCCTCGGTGCGGCGGCCGACCAGCCCCACCGCATCAAGTACCGCCAGCTGACCCGCTGA